One Rhizobiales bacterium GAS188 DNA window includes the following coding sequences:
- a CDS encoding 3-hydroxyisobutyrate dehydrogenase, with protein sequence MAGHLKAKGHEVTVYNRTAAKADAWVKAHGGASAKTPRQAAEGQDIVFCCVGNDDDLRAVTTGADGAFSGMSKGSIFVDHTTASAKIARELHEAAGIAGLGFVDAPVSGGQAGAENGVLTVMCGGDQPEYAKVAPVIAAYARSCRLIGPPGAGQLTKMVNQICIAGLVQGLAEGIHFAKRSKLDVEAVLEVISKGAAGSWQMENRGKTMNQNKFDFGFAVDWMRKDLSICLAEARENGAQLPVAALVDQFYAEVQKLGGRRWDTSSLIARFET encoded by the coding sequence ATGGCGGGTCACCTCAAAGCCAAAGGGCATGAGGTCACGGTCTATAATCGCACCGCAGCCAAGGCCGACGCCTGGGTGAAGGCGCATGGCGGGGCGAGCGCGAAGACGCCGCGCCAGGCCGCCGAAGGACAAGACATCGTCTTCTGCTGTGTCGGCAATGACGACGACCTGCGCGCCGTGACGACGGGTGCGGACGGCGCCTTCTCGGGCATGAGCAAAGGCTCGATCTTCGTCGACCACACCACCGCCTCGGCCAAGATCGCGCGCGAGCTGCACGAGGCGGCAGGCATTGCCGGGCTCGGCTTCGTCGATGCGCCGGTCTCGGGCGGCCAGGCAGGCGCCGAGAACGGCGTCCTCACCGTCATGTGCGGGGGCGACCAGCCGGAATATGCCAAGGTCGCGCCGGTGATCGCCGCCTATGCCCGCTCCTGCCGTCTCATCGGACCGCCGGGCGCCGGCCAGCTCACCAAGATGGTGAACCAGATCTGCATCGCCGGACTGGTGCAAGGCCTTGCCGAGGGCATTCATTTCGCCAAGCGCTCGAAGCTCGATGTCGAGGCGGTCCTGGAAGTGATCTCCAAGGGAGCCGCCGGCTCCTGGCAAATGGAGAATCGCGGCAAGACCATGAACCAGAACAAGTTCGACTTCGGCTTCGCCGTCGACTGGATGCGCAAGGACCTGTCGATCTGCCTTGCCGAGGCGCGCGAGAACGGGGCCCAGCTACCCGTCGCGGCGCTCGTCGATCAATTCTATGCGGAAGTGCAGAAGCTCGGCGGGCGCCGTTGGGACACGTCCTCGCTGATCGCCCGGTTCGAGACCTGA
- a CDS encoding amino acid ABC transporter membrane protein 2, PAAT family, whose amino-acid sequence MWQTFQDNAAILFNFEMMSRYGLRLFSGLWMTAQVVVISVTLGFLLAYPICRARMSRSKILAGAALSYVTFFRGTPLLCQLYLVYYGAGEIRPFLTDIGLWWLFREAFVCCIFAFTLNTAAYQSEIMRGALAAVPRGQTEAAASLGLSKFRISRHVVWPQAFIVALRPFGNELIAMIKSSSLAAIVTLLDLMGETRFIFARTFDFLIYVYAAIIYLVIVEVIRRLWDLIERSCSRHLVIATRETQASRGQDESRISRAGDHGLSHGGSPQSQRA is encoded by the coding sequence ATGTGGCAGACCTTCCAGGACAACGCCGCCATCCTCTTCAATTTCGAGATGATGTCGCGCTACGGACTGCGACTGTTCAGCGGCCTGTGGATGACGGCCCAGGTCGTGGTCATCTCGGTGACGCTCGGCTTCCTGCTCGCCTATCCGATCTGCCGGGCACGCATGTCGCGCAGCAAGATCCTGGCGGGCGCGGCCTTGTCCTACGTGACCTTCTTCCGCGGCACGCCGCTCCTGTGCCAACTCTACCTCGTCTATTATGGCGCAGGCGAGATACGGCCCTTCCTCACCGATATCGGCCTGTGGTGGCTGTTCCGCGAGGCCTTCGTCTGCTGCATCTTCGCCTTCACGCTCAACACGGCGGCCTATCAATCCGAGATCATGCGCGGGGCGCTCGCCGCCGTGCCGCGCGGCCAGACAGAGGCGGCGGCGTCGCTCGGCCTTTCGAAATTCCGGATCTCGCGGCACGTGGTCTGGCCGCAAGCCTTCATCGTGGCGCTTCGTCCCTTCGGCAATGAGCTGATCGCCATGATCAAATCGAGCTCGCTCGCGGCCATCGTCACCCTGCTCGACCTGATGGGCGAGACGCGCTTCATCTTCGCGCGCACCTTCGATTTCCTCATCTATGTCTATGCGGCGATCATCTATCTGGTCATCGTCGAGGTCATCCGCCGCCTTTGGGACTTGATCGAACGGTCATGTTCGCGGCATCTCGTGATCGCAACGCGTGAAACGCAGGCATCGCGAGGTCAAGATGAAAGTCGCATTTCTCGGGCTGGGGATCATGGGTTATCCCATGGCGGGTCACCTCAAAGCCAAAGGGCATGA
- a CDS encoding amino acid ABC transporter membrane protein 1, PAAT family, with protein MNWFSLLFGPNGWAPLLLEGAVVTILLAVTTVPFGFGAGLALAVFKLSSNRVVRTLCDAYTTFFRGIPDLLSLFIVYFGLQALIARLSHLLGLATEIELSAFVAGVIALSVVVAAYSSEVWVAALKSVPRGQHEAAQALGLDPKKTFVLVLMPQLFRIALPGLGNIWTILLKDTSLISTLAVMDLLRAASEASRNTTRPILFYSAAAAVYLVFSIASGMVQAGLERRANRGFA; from the coding sequence ATGAACTGGTTCAGCCTCCTCTTCGGGCCGAATGGCTGGGCGCCCCTGCTCCTCGAAGGCGCCGTCGTCACCATCCTCCTCGCGGTGACGACGGTGCCCTTCGGCTTCGGAGCAGGCCTTGCGCTGGCGGTCTTCAAGCTTTCGTCGAACCGGGTGGTGCGGACCCTGTGCGACGCCTACACAACCTTCTTCCGCGGCATCCCCGATCTTCTCTCCCTGTTCATCGTCTATTTCGGCCTGCAGGCGTTGATCGCGCGCCTCAGCCACCTCCTCGGCCTTGCGACCGAGATCGAGCTCAGCGCCTTCGTGGCTGGTGTCATCGCGCTGAGCGTGGTGGTGGCGGCCTATTCGAGCGAGGTCTGGGTCGCCGCGCTGAAATCCGTGCCGCGCGGCCAGCATGAGGCGGCCCAGGCGCTCGGCCTCGACCCGAAGAAGACCTTCGTGCTCGTCTTGATGCCGCAGCTCTTCCGCATCGCCTTGCCGGGTCTCGGCAATATCTGGACGATCCTCCTCAAGGACACCTCGCTAATCTCCACGCTCGCCGTGATGGACCTTCTTCGCGCCGCCTCGGAAGCGAGCAGGAACACCACGCGACCGATCCTGTTCTATTCGGCGGCCGCTGCCGTCTATCTCGTCTTCAGCATCGCCTCGGGCATGGTGCAGGCCGGCTTGGAACGACGCGCCAATCGGGGGTTTGCGTGA
- a CDS encoding amino acid ABC transporter substrate-binding protein, PAAT family — translation MKKARLLQKTSFLQKTKVLALFGLAACLAASLPSFSASAKEWKTVRFGTDATYAPFESVDPSGKIVGFEVDYGMALCERMKLTCTFQNQDWDGIIPALLAGKFDVIFSSMNITDERKKKVMFSEMYYATPIVFAGQAANKSDDVSPAALKGKTIGTQSSTIHANFLEAFYKDSSIKLYPTQDEPNLDLASGRIDYVVGDGLVEADFFEKKGNGCCRVISEIKRVPGIHGPGVGAALRPDDTDLRDMFNKAIAELDADGTYKKISAKYFKQDIRGK, via the coding sequence ATGAAAAAAGCACGGCTCTTGCAAAAGACGAGCTTCCTGCAAAAGACTAAGGTGCTTGCCTTGTTCGGCTTGGCGGCCTGCCTCGCGGCCAGCCTTCCGTCCTTTTCGGCGAGCGCGAAGGAGTGGAAGACGGTCCGCTTCGGCACGGACGCAACTTATGCGCCCTTCGAAAGCGTCGATCCCTCGGGCAAGATCGTCGGCTTCGAAGTCGATTACGGCATGGCTCTGTGCGAGCGCATGAAGCTCACCTGCACGTTCCAGAACCAGGATTGGGACGGCATCATCCCGGCGCTGCTCGCCGGCAAGTTCGATGTCATCTTCTCGAGCATGAACATTACCGACGAACGCAAGAAGAAGGTGATGTTCTCGGAGATGTATTATGCGACGCCGATCGTGTTCGCCGGCCAAGCCGCGAACAAGAGCGACGACGTTTCGCCTGCCGCGCTCAAGGGCAAGACCATCGGCACGCAGTCCTCGACCATTCACGCCAATTTCCTCGAAGCCTTCTACAAGGATTCGAGCATCAAGCTCTACCCGACGCAGGATGAGCCCAATCTCGACCTCGCCAGCGGGCGTATCGACTATGTGGTCGGCGACGGCCTCGTCGAGGCGGACTTCTTCGAGAAGAAGGGCAATGGCTGCTGCCGCGTCATCTCGGAAATCAAGCGCGTTCCCGGCATCCACGGACCGGGCGTCGGCGCGGCGCTGCGGCCCGATGACACCGATCTGCGCGACATGTTCAACAAGGCGATCGCCGAGCTCGACGCCGACGGCACCTACAAGAAGATCTCGGCGAAGTATTTCAAGCAGGATATCCGTGGAAAGTAG
- a CDS encoding amino acid ABC transporter substrate-binding protein, PAAT family, which yields MLPAFVSLAFAALAFAALAGDAGKAAEDKPLVFLSEAAHPPYAYWGPKGEMAGFEIDLMNAICARIKRSCLFKHREFERLTPSLLGGKGDAIMSSFEITDERRDKFTLSDPYFRMPILFVARKDALPNALTPEALADHSIGALRDSPYASLAEEHFPKSPLSTYATQIEANLDLAADRVDLVIGDEMSLRDWLKTAPEASCCASAGRVDDPTHIAGEGFAVVMRKGEDALKAKIDGALKEVRADGTYAIIARKYFDFDL from the coding sequence ATGCTGCCTGCCTTTGTGTCGCTTGCCTTTGCGGCACTTGCCTTCGCGGCGCTGGCTGGCGATGCCGGCAAGGCGGCCGAGGACAAGCCGCTCGTCTTCCTGAGCGAGGCGGCCCATCCGCCCTATGCTTATTGGGGGCCGAAGGGCGAGATGGCGGGCTTCGAGATCGATCTCATGAACGCCATATGCGCCCGCATCAAACGCAGTTGCCTCTTCAAGCATCGCGAATTCGAGCGCCTGACCCCCTCCCTCCTCGGCGGCAAGGGCGACGCCATCATGTCGAGCTTCGAGATCACCGATGAGCGCCGGGACAAATTCACCTTGTCGGACCCTTATTTCCGCATGCCGATCCTGTTCGTGGCGCGCAAGGATGCGCTGCCGAACGCACTCACTCCTGAGGCCCTTGCCGATCACTCGATCGGAGCGCTGCGCGACAGCCCCTATGCGAGCCTTGCCGAGGAGCATTTCCCGAAATCGCCCTTGAGCACCTATGCCACCCAGATCGAAGCCAATCTCGACCTCGCGGCCGACCGTGTCGATCTGGTGATCGGTGACGAGATGAGCCTGCGCGACTGGCTGAAGACCGCCCCGGAGGCGAGCTGCTGCGCCTCCGCCGGCCGCGTAGACGATCCCACCCATATCGCGGGTGAAGGCTTCGCCGTGGTGATGCGCAAGGGTGAGGATGCGCTCAAAGCGAAGATCGACGGTGCCCTGAAGGAGGTGCGCGCCGACGGGACTTATGCGATCATCGCCCGCAAATATTTCGATTTCGACTTGTAG
- a CDS encoding ATP-binding protein involved in chromosome partitioning gives MATKEEIIAALAGVAGPDGTTPLPQSGALSDVLISNGRVTFAITGDPARSAELETMRLAAERAVKALPGVNTVLVMLTAERAAQAGSPAQSPVPSAAGPGGRPVGARAHAMRARTPIVGVDRVIAVASGKGGVGKSTTAANLALALAAEGLRVGILDADIYGPSMPRLFGLTGKPEVTEGRVIQPLMAHGIKIMSMGFLVSEQTAMVWRGPMVAGAVQQLLREVAWEPLDVLVVDMPPGTGDAQLTLAQSVALSGAVIVSTPQDLALIDARRGVEMFRKVDAPILGIVENMSMFICPNCGTRHDIFGHGGARKEAARIGVPFLGEIPLELALRETSDSGKPIVVSQPDGAIAAAYRGIARRVKAAIA, from the coding sequence ATGGCGACAAAGGAAGAGATCATCGCGGCGCTTGCCGGCGTCGCCGGACCCGACGGCACGACCCCCTTGCCGCAATCGGGGGCGCTGTCGGATGTGCTGATCTCGAATGGACGGGTCACCTTCGCGATCACCGGCGATCCGGCACGTTCGGCCGAGCTCGAGACGATGCGGCTGGCGGCTGAGCGGGCCGTGAAGGCGCTGCCGGGCGTCAATACTGTGCTGGTGATGCTGACGGCCGAGCGTGCGGCGCAAGCGGGAAGCCCTGCGCAAAGCCCGGTTCCTTCTGCGGCCGGCCCGGGCGGGCGGCCTGTGGGGGCACGGGCCCATGCCATGCGGGCCCGCACCCCGATCGTCGGCGTCGACCGCGTGATCGCCGTCGCGAGCGGCAAAGGGGGGGTGGGCAAGTCGACGACAGCGGCCAATCTGGCGCTGGCCCTGGCGGCGGAAGGATTGCGCGTCGGCATTCTCGACGCCGATATCTACGGGCCCTCGATGCCGCGTCTCTTCGGCCTCACGGGGAAGCCCGAAGTGACGGAGGGGCGCGTCATCCAGCCGCTCATGGCGCATGGCATCAAGATCATGTCCATGGGCTTCCTGGTCTCGGAGCAGACCGCCATGGTGTGGCGGGGGCCGATGGTCGCCGGCGCGGTGCAGCAATTGCTGCGCGAGGTCGCCTGGGAGCCGCTCGACGTGCTCGTCGTCGACATGCCGCCGGGAACCGGGGACGCCCAGCTCACCTTGGCGCAATCGGTGGCGCTTTCAGGCGCGGTGATCGTCTCGACGCCGCAGGACCTGGCGCTGATCGATGCGCGGCGAGGGGTGGAGATGTTCCGCAAGGTGGACGCGCCGATCCTCGGCATCGTGGAGAATATGAGCATGTTCATCTGTCCGAATTGCGGGACGCGCCACGACATTTTCGGCCATGGCGGGGCGCGCAAGGAGGCGGCAAGGATCGGAGTGCCCTTCCTCGGCGAGATCCCGCTCGAGCTTGCCCTGCGCGAGACCTCGGATTCCGGCAAGCCGATCGTCGTGTCGCAGCCCGACGGCGCCATCGCCGCGGCCTATCGGGGCATAGCGCGGCGCGTGAAGGCGGCCATCGCCTGA
- a CDS encoding TRAP-type mannitol/chloroaromatic compound transport system, substrate-binding protein, which translates to MMKRRQFLTAATLGAATSGLAAPAVAQAAPELKWRLTSSFPKSFDIVQEAAKVFASAAAAATDGRFQIDVFASGEIKPGLQALDAVKGGEVEMAHTALNLFATHEPALAFATGVPFGLDARQQAAWWTEGGGQDQIGEVLRAFGVAAIACGNTGAQMGGWFRKEVKTPADFNGLKIRMGGLSGRVIEKLGAVPIVTPASEIKAALDSGALDAAQWAGPHDDERLGLQSVAPTYYFPGWHQGSNALHLLVNQAKWDALPASYQAILTSAASLAGTAMQAKYDARNPDALKKLVVGGAKLKPFGAEIMDAANAAANAIYAEIAADNAGFAKVLSAYMAFRNDEYLWFQVGEVAYDNYLVRARAKG; encoded by the coding sequence ATGATGAAACGCCGTCAGTTTCTCACTGCCGCGACGCTCGGTGCGGCGACATCCGGCCTTGCGGCGCCGGCCGTGGCTCAGGCCGCTCCGGAGTTGAAATGGCGGCTCACATCGAGCTTTCCAAAGAGCTTCGACATCGTCCAGGAGGCGGCCAAAGTGTTCGCGAGCGCGGCCGCGGCGGCAACCGATGGGCGCTTCCAGATCGACGTCTTCGCCTCCGGCGAGATCAAGCCCGGCCTGCAGGCGCTGGACGCGGTGAAAGGCGGCGAGGTCGAGATGGCCCATACGGCGCTCAATCTTTTCGCCACCCATGAGCCGGCTCTCGCTTTTGCGACCGGCGTGCCTTTCGGCCTCGATGCCCGCCAGCAGGCGGCCTGGTGGACCGAAGGCGGCGGCCAGGACCAGATCGGCGAGGTGTTGCGCGCCTTCGGCGTGGCGGCCATCGCCTGCGGCAATACCGGCGCCCAGATGGGCGGCTGGTTCCGCAAGGAGGTGAAGACGCCGGCCGATTTCAACGGGCTGAAGATCCGCATGGGCGGTCTCTCGGGCCGGGTGATCGAGAAGCTCGGCGCCGTCCCGATAGTGACGCCGGCGAGCGAGATCAAGGCGGCGCTCGATAGCGGGGCGCTCGATGCGGCCCAATGGGCAGGGCCCCATGACGATGAGCGCCTCGGGCTGCAGAGCGTGGCGCCGACCTATTATTTCCCGGGCTGGCATCAGGGCTCGAACGCGCTGCATCTCCTCGTCAACCAGGCCAAATGGGATGCCTTGCCGGCGAGCTATCAGGCGATCCTGACCTCGGCCGCTTCGCTCGCCGGGACCGCGATGCAGGCGAAATACGATGCGCGCAATCCCGACGCCTTGAAGAAGCTCGTAGTCGGCGGCGCCAAGCTCAAGCCTTTCGGCGCTGAGATCATGGATGCGGCCAATGCTGCCGCCAACGCCATCTATGCCGAGATCGCCGCCGACAATGCGGGTTTCGCCAAGGTGCTGTCCGCCTATATGGCGTTCCGCAACGATGAATATCTGTGGTTCCAGGTGGGCGAGGTCGCCTACGACAATTACCTGGTGCGGGCCCGCGCCAAGGGGTAG
- a CDS encoding TRAP transporter, DctM subunit produces MPPARRLLVGFAAACVLGALPAMALAAGIDAAPGALTAWLTANMAPVMFVTLVALLILGYPVAFTLAGVGLIFAVIGISLGLFRPDFLHALPERVLGVMNSEILLAIPFFTFMGMILERSGLAEDLLDTMGQLFGPLRGGLGYAVIFVGALLAAMTGVVAASVISMGLISLPIMMRYGYDRPLAAGVIAASGTLAQVIPPGIVLIVLADQLNVSVIDIFAAALRPALLLAALYAVYVFGVSIVKPEAAPAVPVQLRAAQLARRVPIAMLPPLALILLVLGSIFLGVATPSEGGAMGASGALLLAVAKGRFSGDLLRQATLRSARLTSFAIFILIGSRVFSLTFFGVNGHKWVEGLLIGLPGGATGFLLFINALIFVLAFFLEFFEIAFILVPLIASAAIKLGIDLVWLAVLIGVNVQTSFMHPPFGYSLFYLRSVAPEQPYRDRVTGKMIAPLTTGEIYWGAVPFVFLQLLMVIAIIALPGLVSRGDKAARSVPGQSQQERIDSLDKEFGPAGLPELK; encoded by the coding sequence GTGCCGCCCGCAAGGCGCCTGCTCGTCGGATTTGCGGCCGCCTGCGTCCTCGGGGCGCTGCCGGCCATGGCGCTGGCCGCCGGGATCGACGCCGCGCCCGGTGCGCTGACCGCCTGGCTGACGGCCAACATGGCGCCCGTGATGTTCGTGACGCTCGTCGCGCTGCTCATCCTCGGCTACCCGGTCGCCTTCACGCTTGCCGGCGTCGGGCTGATCTTCGCCGTGATCGGCATCTCGCTCGGCCTGTTCCGCCCGGACTTCCTGCATGCACTGCCGGAGCGGGTGCTCGGCGTCATGAATTCCGAGATCCTGCTCGCCATCCCGTTCTTCACCTTCATGGGCATGATCCTCGAACGCTCGGGGCTTGCCGAGGACCTGCTCGACACCATGGGCCAGCTCTTCGGGCCGCTGCGGGGCGGGCTCGGCTATGCGGTGATCTTCGTCGGCGCGCTGCTCGCCGCCATGACGGGGGTGGTCGCGGCCTCGGTGATCTCGATGGGGCTGATCTCGCTGCCCATCATGATGCGCTACGGCTATGACCGGCCGCTCGCCGCCGGCGTGATCGCCGCCTCGGGCACCCTCGCCCAGGTCATCCCTCCGGGCATCGTGCTGATCGTGCTCGCCGACCAGCTCAACGTCTCGGTGATCGACATTTTCGCGGCGGCGCTGCGCCCGGCCCTGCTGCTCGCCGCGCTCTATGCGGTCTATGTCTTCGGCGTCTCGATCGTGAAGCCCGAGGCAGCGCCCGCCGTGCCGGTGCAGTTGCGCGCAGCCCAGCTCGCGCGGCGCGTGCCGATCGCCATGCTGCCGCCGCTTGCCCTTATCCTTTTGGTGCTCGGCAGCATCTTCCTCGGCGTCGCGACGCCGAGCGAAGGCGGCGCCATGGGGGCCAGCGGCGCGCTGCTGCTCGCTGTCGCCAAAGGGCGCTTCAGTGGCGACCTGTTGCGCCAGGCGACCTTGCGCAGCGCGCGCCTCACCTCCTTTGCGATCTTCATCCTCATCGGCTCGCGGGTCTTCTCGCTGACCTTCTTCGGGGTCAACGGCCATAAATGGGTCGAGGGGTTGCTGATCGGCCTACCGGGTGGAGCGACCGGCTTCCTGCTCTTCATCAACGCCTTGATCTTCGTACTCGCCTTCTTCCTCGAATTCTTCGAGATCGCCTTCATCCTGGTGCCGCTCATCGCCTCGGCGGCGATCAAGCTCGGCATCGACCTCGTCTGGCTCGCGGTGCTGATCGGCGTCAATGTGCAGACGAGCTTCATGCACCCGCCCTTCGGCTATTCGCTTTTCTATCTGCGCTCCGTCGCGCCCGAGCAGCCCTACCGCGACCGGGTGACCGGCAAGATGATCGCGCCCCTGACGACGGGCGAGATCTATTGGGGCGCGGTGCCTTTTGTCTTTCTGCAGCTCCTCATGGTGATCGCCATCATCGCGCTTCCAGGCCTTGTCTCGCGCGGCGACAAGGCCGCGAGATCGGTGCCCGGGCAGAGCCAGCAGGAGCGTATCGACAGCCTCGACAAGGAGTTCGGGCCGGCCGGCCTGCCCGAGCTGAAATGA
- a CDS encoding TRAP-type mannitol/chloroaromatic compound transport system, small permease component gives MDAALRKLLPLARRIDALTAAIGRMAAWLVLAACLLSVFNALMRYGVHFAQPLLLDLPMLLFAFIVLCGAPRALAENSHIRVDILFRALSPRRRALVDIMGHLLFLIPLCLVMIIAGLPFFLGSWRIGEGALTPGGLPQWPGKALVPFAFALLLVQALSELVKALAVARGLEISSAPVSGLLHGEDAAASLRSSGAP, from the coding sequence ATGGACGCTGCGCTGAGGAAGCTGCTTCCGCTGGCGCGCCGCATCGACGCGCTGACGGCCGCCATCGGCCGCATGGCCGCCTGGCTGGTGCTCGCGGCCTGCCTGTTATCGGTCTTCAACGCCCTGATGCGCTATGGCGTGCATTTCGCGCAGCCCCTGCTCCTCGACCTGCCGATGCTGCTCTTCGCCTTCATCGTGCTCTGCGGAGCGCCCCGCGCGCTCGCCGAGAACAGCCATATCCGCGTCGACATCCTGTTCCGGGCGCTTTCGCCGCGCCGGCGCGCCCTGGTCGACATCATGGGCCATCTCCTCTTCCTCATCCCGCTCTGCCTGGTGATGATCATCGCCGGCCTGCCCTTCTTCCTCGGCTCCTGGCGCATCGGCGAAGGCGCGCTCACCCCGGGCGGCCTGCCGCAATGGCCGGGCAAGGCGCTGGTGCCTTTCGCCTTCGCGCTCCTCCTGGTGCAGGCGCTCTCCGAGCTGGTGAAGGCGCTCGCGGTGGCGCGCGGCCTCGAGATTTCGAGCGCGCCGGTTTCCGGGTTGCTGCATGGCGAGGACGCCGCCGCATCTTTGCGCTCGAGCGGAGCGCCCTGA
- a CDS encoding Permease of the drug/metabolite transporter (DMT) superfamily, translating into MADPLADSAVNRRGIFATLIAVTLWTCNDTCGKLASEVFPTGEMMAVRGVFAVALAIVLVVATGHARMLWHGARLVLRPMLLIRASLDAAVVLAFLKALAHMQLANVTAISQATPIIMTLIAAAFGMERIGWRRVLAILVGFSGVLLVVKPTADGLTIYAALAVVSAVLVAVRDLLTRFIDPAIPSPIIALVTAVVGALTGLALGVSEEWGPVWVISTFYLVLAGILVTLGNLAIVIAYRSAEVGIVAPFRYFSIVMALILGYVVFANLPDGVSILGIALIIMSGVYTMHRERVRRLAAQAKDLQAKDLQAENLENAQLEDRAKGGRAAWTLR; encoded by the coding sequence ATGGCCGATCCTTTGGCCGACTCTGCCGTCAATCGACGCGGCATCTTTGCGACGCTCATCGCCGTCACCTTGTGGACCTGCAACGATACCTGCGGCAAGCTCGCGAGCGAGGTTTTTCCGACCGGCGAGATGATGGCGGTGCGCGGCGTGTTTGCGGTCGCGCTGGCGATCGTCCTCGTGGTCGCGACCGGGCATGCGCGCATGTTGTGGCATGGCGCGCGCCTGGTGCTGCGGCCGATGCTGCTCATCCGCGCCTCGCTCGATGCGGCGGTCGTGCTCGCCTTCCTCAAGGCGCTCGCCCATATGCAGCTCGCCAATGTCACGGCGATCTCGCAGGCCACTCCGATCATCATGACCTTGATCGCGGCAGCCTTCGGCATGGAGCGCATCGGCTGGCGGCGCGTCCTCGCAATCCTGGTCGGCTTTTCCGGCGTCTTGCTGGTGGTCAAGCCGACCGCCGACGGCTTGACCATCTATGCGGCGCTGGCGGTGGTCTCGGCCGTGCTTGTCGCGGTGCGCGATCTCCTCACCCGCTTCATCGACCCCGCCATTCCCTCGCCGATCATCGCGCTCGTGACGGCGGTGGTCGGAGCGCTGACCGGCCTTGCCCTCGGCGTCTCCGAGGAGTGGGGCCCGGTATGGGTCATCTCAACCTTCTATCTCGTCCTGGCGGGCATATTGGTGACGCTCGGCAACCTCGCGATCGTCATCGCCTATCGTAGCGCCGAGGTCGGCATCGTGGCGCCCTTCCGCTATTTCAGCATCGTGATGGCGCTGATCCTGGGCTATGTGGTGTTCGCGAACCTCCCCGACGGCGTGTCGATCCTCGGCATCGCCTTGATCATCATGAGCGGCGTCTACACCATGCATCGCGAGCGGGTGCGCCGCCTCGCGGCCCAGGCCAAGGATCTGCAGGCCAAGGATCTGCAAGCCGAGAATCTGGAGAATGCGCAATTGGAGGATCGGGCGAAGGGGGGACGAGCCGCATGGACGCTGCGCTGA
- a CDS encoding cyclic pyranopterin monophosphate synthase subunit MoaA, giving the protein MMIGTMMPGIDNIWSGKIYRDRPDGGAGGHAASSVPRPAPLIDPFMRPITYLRVSVTDRCDLRCVYCMNEEMTFLPKRDLLTLEELDRLCTAFVRRGTTKLRITGGEPLVRRDVMSLFRSLSRHLVSGALKELTLTTNATLLARYAQELADCGVRRVNVSLDTLDPARFRRLTRWGEIGKVFEGIAAARAAGLEVKINAVALKGENEDELAELMRWAHGEGHGLTLIEVMPLGELTTMRSDQYLPLSLVRARLAKEFTLDDLDHSSGGPARYVRVKETGGLLGFITPLTHNFCESCNRVRVTCTGTLYMCLGQEDAADLRSALRASPGDELIDQAIVEAIARKPKGHDFVIERQRSEPSVGRHMSVTGG; this is encoded by the coding sequence ATGATGATCGGCACCATGATGCCCGGGATTGACAATATCTGGAGCGGCAAGATCTACCGCGATCGGCCCGATGGCGGGGCCGGCGGTCACGCGGCATCGTCCGTGCCGCGCCCTGCCCCGCTCATCGATCCCTTCATGCGGCCGATCACCTATCTGCGCGTCTCGGTGACGGATCGCTGCGATTTGCGCTGCGTCTACTGCATGAACGAGGAGATGACCTTCCTGCCGAAGCGCGATCTCCTGACGCTCGAGGAGCTCGACCGGCTATGCACCGCCTTCGTGCGGCGCGGCACCACGAAATTGCGCATCACCGGCGGCGAGCCGCTGGTGCGGCGCGACGTGATGAGCCTGTTCCGCTCGCTGTCTCGCCATCTCGTGAGCGGCGCGCTCAAGGAATTGACGCTGACCACCAATGCGACCCTGCTCGCCCGCTATGCGCAGGAACTCGCCGATTGCGGCGTCAGGCGCGTCAATGTCTCGCTCGACACCTTGGACCCAGCCCGTTTCCGGCGCCTCACGCGCTGGGGCGAGATCGGCAAGGTGTTCGAGGGTATCGCGGCGGCGCGCGCCGCGGGGCTCGAGGTCAAGATCAACGCGGTGGCGCTGAAGGGCGAGAACGAGGATGAGCTCGCCGAGCTCATGCGCTGGGCGCATGGCGAGGGACATGGGCTGACGCTGATCGAGGTGATGCCGCTCGGCGAGCTGACCACGATGCGCTCGGACCAATATCTGCCCCTGTCCCTGGTGCGGGCACGCCTCGCCAAGGAATTCACCCTCGACGACCTCGATCATTCGAGCGGGGGTCCTGCCCGTTATGTGCGGGTCAAGGAGACCGGCGGCCTGTTGGGTTTCATCACGCCGCTGACCCATAATTTCTGCGAGAGCTGCAACCGGGTGCGGGTGACCTGCACCGGCACCCTCTATATGTGCCTCGGCCAGGAGGACGCTGCCGACCTGCGCAGCGCCTTGCGCGCCTCGCCCGGCGACGAGCTCATCGACCAGGCGATCGTCGAGGCCATTGCGCGCAAGCCGAAGGGCCATGATTTCGTCATCGAGCGCCAGCGCTCCGAGCCTTCAGTCGGCCGCCATATGAGCGTGACCGGCGGCTGA